In Brevibacillus brevis, a genomic segment contains:
- the secE gene encoding preprotein translocase subunit SecE: protein MVDATKSGGGKVGFLARIGASFRRTGGFFGDVMSELKKVRWPNRKELTTYTLVVMVTVVVLAIFFFVVDLGISRLIDLILGK from the coding sequence ATGGTTGACGCGACGAAGTCTGGGGGTGGCAAAGTGGGTTTTTTAGCACGAATCGGAGCCAGTTTTCGCCGAACCGGTGGATTTTTTGGCGACGTAATGTCCGAACTGAAGAAAGTTCGTTGGCCCAACCGTAAAGAGCTGACGACCTATACGTTAGTCGTTATGGTTACTGTTGTGGTCTTGGCGATTTTCTTCTTCGTCGTTGATTTGGGGATCTCGCGCTTGATCGATTTGATTCTAGGAAAGTAA
- the rplA gene encoding 50S ribosomal protein L1 produces the protein MAKKGKKYQEAAKLVDKNKVYEVAEAIELVKKAATAKFDETVEAAFRLGVDPKRADQQIRGAVVLPHGTGKVQRVLVFAKGEKAKEAEAAGADFVGDADMIAKIQGGWFDFDVVVATPDMMGEVGKLGRVLGPKGLMPNPKTGTVTFDVTKAVNEIKAGKIEYRVDKAGNIHAPIGKASFDVEKLADNLAALTEALNRAKPAAAKGVYMKNVTLSSTMGPGVRVAVK, from the coding sequence ATGGCCAAAAAAGGTAAGAAATATCAAGAGGCTGCAAAACTCGTAGACAAAAACAAAGTTTACGAAGTGGCAGAAGCGATCGAGCTCGTAAAAAAAGCAGCGACCGCTAAGTTTGACGAAACCGTTGAAGCAGCATTCCGCCTGGGTGTAGACCCTAAGCGTGCTGACCAACAAATCCGTGGCGCAGTTGTACTGCCTCATGGTACTGGTAAAGTTCAACGTGTTCTGGTATTCGCAAAAGGCGAAAAAGCGAAAGAGGCGGAAGCAGCTGGCGCAGATTTCGTAGGCGATGCAGACATGATCGCAAAAATCCAGGGCGGCTGGTTCGACTTTGACGTCGTAGTAGCTACTCCTGACATGATGGGTGAAGTAGGTAAACTGGGTCGTGTACTCGGTCCAAAAGGCCTCATGCCAAACCCGAAAACCGGTACCGTTACATTCGATGTAACCAAAGCGGTTAACGAAATCAAAGCTGGTAAAATCGAGTATCGCGTAGACAAAGCAGGTAACATCCACGCTCCGATCGGGAAAGCTTCCTTCGATGTAGAGAAGCTGGCTGACAACCTGGCTGCGTTGACTGAAGCGCTGAACCGTGCGAAACCAGCTGCAGCAAAAGGCGTTTACATGAAAAATGTAACACTGAGCTCCACTATGGGACCTGGTGTGCGCGTTGCTGTAAAATAA
- the rplK gene encoding 50S ribosomal protein L11 — protein sequence MAKKVIRVIKLQIPAGKANPAPPVGPALGQAGVNIMGFCKEFNARTESEAGMIIPVEITVFEDRSFTFITKTPPAAVLLKKAAGIESGSGVPNKTKVATLKRDKVREIAELKRPDLNAASVEAAMRMVEGTARSMGIVIED from the coding sequence GTGGCTAAGAAGGTTATCCGCGTAATCAAATTACAAATCCCGGCAGGTAAAGCGAATCCTGCACCTCCAGTAGGTCCGGCTCTCGGTCAAGCTGGTGTGAACATCATGGGGTTCTGTAAAGAATTCAACGCTCGCACTGAAAGCGAAGCAGGCATGATCATTCCGGTGGAAATCACCGTATTCGAAGATCGCTCTTTCACTTTTATCACGAAGACTCCACCAGCTGCTGTTCTCTTGAAAAAAGCTGCTGGCATCGAGTCTGGCTCCGGCGTACCAAACAAAACAAAGGTTGCTACGCTGAAGCGTGATAAAGTTCGCGAAATCGCGGAACTGAAGCGCCCTGACCTGAATGCTGCATCCGTGGAAGCGGCTATGCGCATGGTGGAAGGTACCGCTCGTTCCATGGGTATCGTAATCGAAGACTAA
- the rlmB gene encoding 23S rRNA (guanosine(2251)-2'-O)-methyltransferase RlmB: MSEEWIVGKNPVIEALRSGRTINKIWIAEGTNKNLMAPVFALAKEQGVIVTMANRKKLDQLVSTDNHQGVVASVAAYDYVEVDDILKRAEEKNQPPFLLLLDELEDPHNLGSIMRTADAVGAHGVVIPKRRSVSLTATVAKASAGAINYVPVARVTNLVRTMEELKERGVWIAGTDASAKQDFRQGDYTMPLAIVIGSEGKGMSRLVRENCDFLYSLPMAGNVTSLNASVAAALLMYEVYRSRSPLPTRVK, from the coding sequence ATGAGTGAAGAGTGGATTGTCGGGAAAAACCCGGTTATCGAGGCGCTCCGGTCAGGGCGCACCATAAACAAGATCTGGATAGCAGAAGGAACGAACAAAAACTTGATGGCCCCTGTTTTTGCTCTGGCGAAGGAACAGGGGGTCATCGTGACCATGGCCAATCGCAAAAAGCTGGATCAACTCGTTTCCACTGACAACCACCAAGGGGTAGTGGCTTCGGTAGCTGCTTACGACTACGTGGAGGTGGACGATATCCTGAAGCGGGCGGAGGAAAAAAACCAGCCTCCGTTTCTTTTGCTGCTGGACGAGCTGGAAGACCCGCACAACCTCGGCTCCATCATGCGGACGGCTGACGCGGTAGGTGCCCATGGCGTCGTCATTCCCAAAAGGCGCTCGGTGAGTCTGACGGCGACGGTAGCTAAGGCATCGGCCGGCGCCATCAATTATGTGCCGGTCGCGAGGGTCACCAATCTGGTCCGCACGATGGAAGAGTTGAAAGAACGCGGGGTGTGGATTGCGGGGACGGATGCGAGCGCCAAGCAGGATTTCCGGCAAGGGGATTACACGATGCCGCTCGCGATTGTCATCGGCAGCGAGGGAAAAGGCATGAGCCGGCTGGTCCGGGAAAATTGCGATTTTCTGTACAGCCTGCCGATGGCGGGTAACGTCACGTCGCTCAACGCGTCTGTGGCGGCCGCCCTGTTGATGTACGAAGTATACCGTTCCAGGAGTCCACTGCCTACGCGGGTGAAATAA
- a CDS encoding NYN domain-containing protein gives MAQRKAKQLLIVDGYNIIGAWPDLRLLKEQDRMDEARDLLVSKMAEYQSFTGTKVIIVFDAYNVPGIGRQVEDYQVEIYFTKKKETADEKIEQLVSEFQKKNRQIYVATSDYTSQRVIFGQGALRKSARELLLDMEVAGKEIKQQVDKTKEERFSKRIVLDDEIAKIFEKWRRE, from the coding sequence ATGGCTCAAAGAAAAGCCAAGCAGCTGTTGATCGTGGATGGCTACAATATCATCGGGGCCTGGCCTGACCTGCGCCTCTTGAAAGAGCAGGATCGCATGGACGAGGCGCGTGATCTGCTGGTTTCCAAAATGGCCGAATACCAGAGCTTCACGGGAACGAAGGTCATCATCGTATTCGATGCCTACAATGTCCCGGGAATCGGTCGGCAAGTCGAGGACTATCAGGTCGAGATCTACTTTACGAAGAAAAAGGAGACGGCTGACGAGAAAATCGAGCAGCTCGTCTCCGAATTTCAGAAGAAAAATCGACAGATCTACGTAGCGACTTCCGACTATACCTCCCAGCGTGTCATTTTCGGCCAGGGAGCACTGCGGAAATCCGCGCGGGAGTTGTTGCTTGACATGGAAGTGGCAGGAAAGGAAATCAAGCAGCAAGTCGACAAAACGAAGGAAGAACGCTTCTCCAAGCGCATTGTACTGGATGATGAAATAGCGAAAATATTCGAAAAATGGAGAAGGGAATAA
- the ispF gene encoding 2-C-methyl-D-erythritol 2,4-cyclodiphosphate synthase: protein MRIGQGFDVHQLVEGRPCIIGGVTIPYEKGLLGHSDADVLLHAISDAILGAIGEGDIGKHFPDTDPAFKDADSLKLLQHVWGLVKERGYRLGNMDATIIAQAPKMAPYIPQMREVIARVLEADELSQVNVKATTTEKLGFPGRGEGIAAQAVCLLVK, encoded by the coding sequence ATGCGTATTGGACAAGGGTTTGATGTGCATCAATTGGTGGAAGGGCGTCCGTGCATCATCGGCGGCGTGACTATTCCGTATGAAAAAGGGCTGCTGGGTCATTCCGATGCCGATGTGCTGCTGCATGCGATCAGCGACGCGATACTGGGAGCGATCGGAGAGGGCGATATCGGCAAGCATTTTCCGGACACGGATCCGGCTTTCAAGGACGCGGATAGCCTGAAGCTCCTCCAGCATGTCTGGGGTCTCGTAAAGGAACGGGGATACCGCTTGGGGAACATGGATGCGACGATCATTGCACAAGCGCCGAAAATGGCTCCGTACATCCCGCAAATGCGCGAAGTGATCGCACGTGTGCTGGAAGCGGACGAGCTCTCGCAAGTCAACGTCAAGGCGACGACGACAGAAAAGCTGGGATTCCCGGGACGCGGCGAAGGAATCGCGGCACAGGCAGTCTGCTTGCTTGTCAAGTAA
- the ispD gene encoding 2-C-methyl-D-erythritol 4-phosphate cytidylyltransferase, which yields MGTGVVIVAAGSGKRMGGERNKLWLPLAGEPILAHTVRVFATHEKIDEIVLVVSRQDHADVLAWLDRENIRLTVVLGGAERQDSVRNGLSALSDDCSYVLVHDAARPFVTREQISGMIGQVQHDQATIMAVPVKDTIKVVGPTGIVESTPARESLWAVQTPQAFRMSLLREAHRAAAEAGKVGTDDAMLVEWLGHSVTVMQGSYENIKITTPDDLWFGEEIMRKRKGE from the coding sequence GTGGGGACGGGAGTCGTGATCGTCGCCGCCGGATCCGGGAAACGGATGGGCGGAGAGCGAAACAAACTGTGGTTGCCGTTGGCGGGCGAGCCGATTTTGGCCCATACCGTGCGCGTGTTCGCCACGCACGAGAAGATTGACGAGATCGTGCTGGTGGTGAGCAGACAGGACCACGCCGACGTGCTCGCATGGCTCGACCGGGAGAACATTCGCCTGACGGTCGTCCTGGGAGGCGCCGAGCGGCAGGACAGCGTGAGAAACGGTCTGTCCGCCCTCTCTGATGACTGTTCCTACGTTCTCGTACACGATGCCGCGCGTCCTTTCGTGACACGCGAGCAGATTAGCGGTATGATCGGGCAGGTCCAGCACGACCAGGCGACGATCATGGCCGTACCGGTCAAAGATACGATAAAAGTGGTGGGGCCGACGGGAATCGTCGAGTCGACCCCGGCACGTGAAAGCTTGTGGGCTGTCCAAACCCCACAAGCTTTTCGTATGTCTTTGCTGCGAGAAGCGCATCGGGCAGCGGCGGAAGCGGGCAAGGTGGGCACGGATGATGCCATGCTTGTTGAGTGGCTGGGTCATTCCGTGACAGTCATGCAGGGGAGCTATGAGAACATAAAGATCACCACCCCTGATGATCTGTGGTTCGGTGAAGAGATCATGCGGAAGCGAAAGGGAGAGTAG
- a CDS encoding ribonuclease III domain-containing protein, with translation MQKEELTRDPNQTNPLVLAFLGDATYAHCVRYHLIAKGLVKPNQLHKAANRYVSAKAQANILLTLLPTLPEDEVNVVKRGRNAKSGSSAKNADIIDYRHATAFEALIGYLYLSGKEERIAEIVQQAFAIVEGES, from the coding sequence ATGCAAAAAGAAGAATTGACCCGAGATCCCAATCAAACCAATCCACTGGTGCTTGCCTTTCTCGGTGACGCTACGTACGCCCACTGCGTCCGGTATCATTTGATCGCCAAGGGGCTGGTGAAGCCAAACCAGCTCCACAAAGCGGCAAACCGCTACGTCTCGGCCAAGGCGCAGGCAAACATACTGCTTACGCTCCTGCCGACACTGCCGGAGGACGAGGTCAACGTGGTGAAGCGGGGGAGAAACGCCAAGTCCGGGTCTTCCGCCAAAAACGCGGATATTATCGACTATCGTCACGCGACGGCTTTCGAAGCACTTATCGGGTACCTGTACCTGAGCGGGAAGGAAGAGAGGATTGCGGAAATCGTCCAGCAAGCTTTTGCGATTGTGGAAGGAGAATCATAA
- the cysE gene encoding serine O-acetyltransferase: MRERVRRCRPMFAQLKDDIQVVFERDPAARSTLEVVMTYSGLHAIWGHRIAHKLWKANWCTLARAVSQLFRFFTGIEIHPGAKIGRGLFIDHGMGVVIGETCEIGDNVTIYQGVTLGGTGKEKGKRHPTIGNDVIIATGAKVLGSFKIGDNSKIGAGAVVLQEVPPNSTVVGIKARIVIQDGKRVKHDLDHVNLPDPVADTIRYMQREIDHLRKELDQLREDKKNNGHSVD; this comes from the coding sequence ATCAGAGAAAGAGTCAGGAGGTGCCGCCCAATGTTTGCACAATTAAAAGATGACATTCAAGTCGTATTTGAGCGAGACCCGGCAGCGCGCAGTACTTTGGAGGTTGTCATGACGTATTCCGGTTTGCACGCCATTTGGGGGCACCGGATTGCCCACAAGCTGTGGAAAGCGAATTGGTGTACGCTCGCGCGGGCTGTTTCTCAGCTGTTCCGCTTTTTCACGGGGATTGAGATCCATCCTGGCGCGAAAATCGGCAGAGGCTTGTTTATCGATCACGGAATGGGCGTCGTGATCGGGGAGACGTGTGAAATCGGCGACAACGTCACCATTTACCAGGGGGTGACTCTGGGTGGTACGGGCAAGGAAAAAGGGAAGCGGCATCCCACGATCGGCAACGATGTGATTATCGCGACAGGGGCAAAAGTGTTGGGTTCCTTCAAGATTGGCGATAATTCAAAGATAGGGGCAGGCGCTGTCGTATTGCAGGAAGTGCCGCCCAACTCGACGGTAGTCGGAATCAAGGCGCGCATCGTCATTCAGGACGGCAAACGCGTCAAGCACGATCTGGATCATGTGAATCTGCCGGACCCGGTTGCGGATACGATTCGCTATATGCAGCGGGAAATCGATCACCTGCGCAAGGAATTGGATCAATTGAGGGAGGATAAAAAGAACAATGGGCATTCAGTTGACTAA
- the cysS gene encoding cysteine--tRNA ligase, with product MGIQLTNTLTRRKEPFVTLEPGKVKMYVCGPTVYNYIHIGNSRPAIVFDTLRRYLQYRGYQVTFVQNITDVDDKLIRVANEEGTTVKEVADRYTAAFNEDLRSLNVMPPDIQPRVMQTIPEIIEFVEGLIAKGYAYESEGDVYFRTGRFSEYGKLSHQPLDDLQAGARVEINEKKEHPLDFALWKAAKPGEVAWDSPWGEGRPGWHIECSAMALKFLGEQIDIHAGGTDLVFPHHENEIAQSECYTGKVFARYWLHNGMLNINNEKMSKSLGNFLLARDLVQKFGGQLIRFFMLLGHYRNPINFSDDLLEQAANGLDRIKTAYSNLTHRLSTSRNEEPNGQAAEQAKIISDLRDRFITEMDDDLNTANAITVLFDVVKEANLYMRHENVGTQEIQAYKDLLLELTGVLGLVLEQEEELLDSEIDALIAERTEARKARNFARSDEIRDLLAAKGIVLEDTPQGVRWRRK from the coding sequence ATGGGCATTCAGTTGACTAATACGCTGACCAGACGGAAGGAACCGTTTGTGACGTTGGAGCCGGGCAAGGTAAAAATGTACGTGTGCGGTCCGACCGTGTACAATTACATTCATATTGGCAATTCCCGTCCGGCTATTGTTTTCGACACGCTTCGCCGTTATCTGCAATATCGCGGCTACCAGGTGACCTTCGTGCAAAACATAACCGATGTGGATGACAAACTGATCCGGGTAGCCAACGAGGAAGGGACGACGGTCAAGGAAGTGGCGGACCGCTACACGGCAGCCTTTAACGAGGACTTGCGCTCCCTGAACGTAATGCCGCCGGATATTCAGCCGCGCGTCATGCAGACCATCCCGGAGATCATCGAATTCGTGGAAGGCTTGATCGCCAAGGGTTATGCGTACGAGAGCGAAGGAGACGTCTACTTCCGCACGGGCCGTTTTTCCGAATACGGAAAGCTCTCGCACCAGCCGCTCGATGACTTGCAGGCAGGCGCAAGGGTGGAAATCAACGAGAAGAAGGAGCATCCGCTCGACTTTGCCTTGTGGAAAGCTGCGAAGCCGGGAGAAGTAGCCTGGGACAGTCCGTGGGGAGAAGGGCGTCCGGGCTGGCACATCGAATGCTCGGCCATGGCGCTGAAGTTTCTCGGCGAGCAAATCGACATTCACGCAGGCGGAACGGATCTGGTGTTTCCGCATCATGAAAACGAAATCGCGCAGTCGGAGTGCTATACGGGCAAGGTGTTCGCGCGCTACTGGCTGCACAACGGCATGCTCAACATCAACAACGAAAAGATGTCCAAATCACTGGGCAACTTCCTTCTGGCCCGGGATTTGGTGCAAAAATTCGGCGGCCAGCTGATTCGCTTCTTCATGTTGCTGGGCCATTACCGCAACCCGATCAACTTCAGCGACGATCTTCTGGAGCAGGCGGCCAATGGACTGGATCGCATCAAGACGGCCTACAGCAACTTGACGCACCGCTTGAGCACCTCCCGGAACGAAGAGCCAAATGGCCAGGCGGCAGAGCAGGCGAAAATCATCAGCGATCTGAGGGACAGATTCATCACTGAAATGGATGACGACCTCAATACGGCGAACGCAATCACGGTTTTGTTCGATGTGGTCAAGGAAGCGAATCTGTACATGCGCCACGAAAATGTAGGGACGCAGGAAATTCAGGCGTACAAAGACCTGCTGCTCGAGCTGACAGGCGTGCTCGGACTCGTTTTGGAGCAAGAGGAAGAGCTGCTGGACAGCGAGATTGATGCGCTGATTGCGGAGCGGACGGAAGCGCGGAAGGCGCGCAACTTTGCACGCTCCGACGAAATCCGCGACCTGCTGGCGGCAAAAGGAATCGTGCTGGAAGACACTCCACAGGGTGTTCGCTGGCGCCGAAAATAA
- the gltX gene encoding glutamate--tRNA ligase, protein MAKEIRTRYAPSPTGHLHIGGARTALFNYLFAKHHGGSFIVRIEDTDQTRNKENADEEQMKNLKWLGVEWEEGTDVGGPYAPYRQMERLDIYRKYIDQLLAEGKAYYCYATKEELDAEREEQLARGETPRILEKHRHVTEEQRAQFEAEGRVPSIHFLVPDDREYVVDDMIRGQVTFHSNEMGDFVICRPDGIPTYNFAVVIDDYLMKISHVIRGEEHLSNTPRQLMIYEAFGWEPPQFAHLALILNQEGKKMSKRDESILQFIEQYRDLGFLPEAIVNFLVLLGWSPGGEEEIFLMDDLIKLFSMERVNKSPAVFDATKMNWMNNFYLKRQPLDMITDMCIPHLQKAGFIEEPLSDAKRDWVRSIVGLYQEQMSYCAQIVPLAALFFLDEVVYDEEARMVLKEPQLPEVLTSFVTHLTAQDEYNVEAIKAALKSVQKETGHKGKALFMPVRVAATGQAHGRDLAETLYLLGKDKVLSRTKQVLANGE, encoded by the coding sequence ATGGCGAAAGAAATCCGCACGCGATATGCTCCCAGTCCTACCGGGCATTTACATATCGGCGGTGCTCGTACAGCGCTTTTCAACTACTTGTTTGCCAAACATCACGGCGGTTCGTTCATCGTTCGGATTGAAGATACGGACCAAACACGCAACAAGGAAAATGCTGACGAAGAGCAAATGAAGAACCTGAAGTGGTTGGGTGTCGAGTGGGAAGAAGGCACGGATGTCGGCGGACCTTATGCGCCTTACCGCCAAATGGAGCGCCTGGACATCTACCGTAAATATATCGATCAATTGCTGGCAGAAGGCAAGGCGTACTACTGCTATGCAACCAAAGAAGAACTGGATGCGGAGCGGGAAGAACAGCTCGCTCGCGGCGAAACGCCTCGCATTCTAGAAAAGCATCGACACGTGACCGAGGAGCAGCGGGCACAGTTCGAGGCGGAAGGGCGCGTGCCATCTATCCACTTCCTCGTCCCGGATGATCGGGAATACGTGGTGGACGACATGATTCGCGGACAGGTGACATTCCATTCCAATGAGATGGGCGACTTTGTCATTTGTCGTCCGGACGGGATCCCTACCTACAACTTTGCTGTCGTGATCGACGACTACCTGATGAAGATCAGCCACGTCATTCGCGGGGAAGAGCACCTGTCGAATACGCCTCGTCAATTGATGATCTACGAAGCGTTCGGGTGGGAGCCGCCGCAATTCGCGCACTTGGCTCTGATCCTGAACCAAGAAGGCAAAAAGATGTCGAAGCGCGACGAGAGCATTCTCCAATTTATCGAGCAGTATCGCGACCTCGGATTTTTGCCGGAAGCGATTGTGAACTTCCTCGTGCTGTTGGGCTGGTCCCCAGGCGGAGAGGAAGAGATTTTCCTCATGGACGATCTCATCAAGCTGTTCTCGATGGAGCGCGTCAACAAGTCTCCGGCTGTATTCGATGCGACGAAGATGAACTGGATGAACAACTTCTATCTGAAGCGCCAGCCATTGGATATGATCACGGATATGTGCATCCCGCACCTGCAAAAGGCTGGATTCATCGAGGAGCCGCTGTCCGATGCGAAAAGAGACTGGGTTCGCAGCATTGTGGGACTGTACCAGGAACAAATGTCGTATTGTGCGCAAATCGTTCCGTTGGCAGCTCTTTTCTTCCTCGACGAAGTGGTGTACGATGAGGAAGCGAGAATGGTTTTGAAAGAGCCGCAATTGCCGGAAGTTCTCACGTCGTTCGTGACACACCTGACGGCACAGGACGAATATAATGTAGAAGCAATCAAAGCGGCACTGAAATCGGTCCAAAAAGAAACAGGGCACAAAGGCAAAGCGCTGTTCATGCCGGTTCGTGTGGCAGCGACGGGGCAGGCCCACGGGCGTGATCTTGCGGAGACGCTGTACCTGCTCGGCAAAGACAAAGTGCTGAGCCGCACCAAGCAAGTGTTGGCCAACGGCGAGTAA
- the rpmG gene encoding 50S ribosomal protein L33: MRVNITLACTECGERNYISTKNKRTTTERVELKKYCSRDKKQTLHRETK; this comes from the coding sequence ATGCGAGTAAACATCACGTTGGCGTGCACCGAGTGTGGCGAGCGTAACTATATCTCCACCAAGAACAAACGCACCACTACTGAGCGTGTTGAACTGAAAAAGTATTGCTCCCGTGACAAGAAGCAAACCCTTCATCGCGAGACGAAGTAA
- the sigH gene encoding RNA polymerase sporulation sigma factor SigH: MSVDLKELMHAQYELMTDEEVVDLVRDNDAEALEYLINKYKNFVRAKARSYFLIGADREDIVQEGMIGLYKSIRDFRGDKLTSFKAFAELCITRQIITAIKTATRQKHIPLNSYVSLDKPIYDEDSDRTLLDVISGTKVTDPEELFINREEFDDIEGKMSEILSDLERQVLMLYLDGRSYQQIAVELKRHVKSIDNALQRVKRKLERYLEGREIHL; encoded by the coding sequence GTGAGTGTTGACCTCAAGGAGCTAATGCATGCCCAATATGAACTAATGACCGACGAAGAAGTAGTCGACCTGGTTCGCGACAATGACGCCGAGGCTTTGGAGTACTTGATCAACAAGTACAAAAACTTTGTGCGTGCCAAAGCGAGATCCTATTTTCTTATTGGGGCTGACCGCGAAGATATTGTTCAGGAAGGGATGATCGGCCTGTACAAGTCGATTCGCGACTTCCGAGGGGACAAGCTCACTTCATTCAAGGCATTTGCCGAATTGTGCATCACTCGTCAAATCATTACAGCGATTAAGACAGCTACGAGACAAAAGCATATACCGCTCAACTCCTACGTATCCCTCGACAAACCGATCTACGACGAAGATTCGGACCGCACCCTGCTCGATGTGATTTCGGGCACCAAGGTCACCGATCCGGAGGAATTGTTCATCAATCGGGAAGAGTTCGATGATATCGAAGGCAAGATGAGTGAAATTCTAAGCGACCTGGAACGCCAGGTGCTGATGCTCTATTTGGACGGCAGGTCCTATCAGCAAATCGCGGTAGAGCTGAAACGCCATGTCAAATCGATAGACAACGCGCTACAGCGCGTCAAACGCAAACTGGAACGGTATCTGGAAGGTAGAGAGATTCATCTGTAG
- the nusG gene encoding transcription termination/antitermination protein NusG, which yields MEKAWYVVHTYSGYENKVKTNLEKRVESMGMEDKIFRVLVPTEEEVETKDGKKRTVTKKVFPGYVLVEMVMTDDSWYVVRNTPGVTGFVGSTGAGSKPTALRPEEADAILKQMGIEIPKIRVDFALRDMVRVTDGPFSNRTGEIIEIHPDRQKVRVLVDIFGRETPVELDFTQVQKLD from the coding sequence ATGGAAAAAGCATGGTATGTCGTTCATACGTACTCAGGTTACGAGAACAAGGTTAAAACCAATCTGGAGAAGCGCGTCGAGTCGATGGGCATGGAAGACAAGATCTTTCGCGTTCTTGTCCCCACTGAAGAAGAGGTGGAGACCAAGGACGGCAAAAAGCGCACCGTCACGAAAAAAGTGTTTCCCGGATACGTCCTTGTTGAAATGGTGATGACGGACGACTCTTGGTATGTCGTGCGCAACACTCCTGGGGTTACCGGCTTTGTCGGATCCACGGGCGCCGGTTCCAAGCCGACAGCGCTGCGTCCTGAAGAGGCCGATGCGATTCTCAAGCAAATGGGGATCGAAATTCCCAAGATCAGAGTCGATTTTGCTCTCCGCGATATGGTGCGCGTCACAGATGGTCCGTTTTCCAATCGCACCGGGGAGATTATCGAGATTCACCCGGACAGACAGAAGGTCCGCGTTTTGGTGGACATCTTCGGTCGCGAAACACCGGTAGAGCTAGACTTTACACAAGTTCAAAAATTGGATTAG
- a CDS encoding PIN/TRAM domain-containing protein, which yields MVRRIGKIFFVLIGGGLGYQYGADLFSLLNKLLNFGEIAGTQYIGAVLGAIVFFFLSNWLMDYILRVIRWGEETLVKMPIVDVMFGAMGLISGLIVAFLLFLPISKIPIPFIGDLLPLVVSGLLGYLGFQVGFRKRDEIMSVFSIGRKDKKKDNATAATNVENKILDTSVIIDGRIADICRTGFLEGVLVIPGFVLEELQHIADSSDVLKRNRGRRGLDILNKIQKEMKVKVQIWEGDFEEVSEVDSKLIKLAKVMNGKVVTNDFNLNKVCELQGVSVLNINDLANAVKPVVLPGEEMNVQVIKDGKEHGQGVAYLDDGTMIVVEGGREYIGNDVDVLVTSVLQTSAGRMIFAKPKLLEKAL from the coding sequence ATGGTACGCCGCATAGGAAAAATATTTTTCGTACTCATTGGCGGAGGATTGGGATACCAGTATGGTGCTGACTTGTTCTCTCTGCTCAACAAGCTGTTGAATTTCGGGGAAATAGCAGGGACGCAGTACATCGGTGCGGTTCTCGGTGCCATCGTGTTCTTCTTTTTATCCAATTGGCTCATGGATTATATTTTGAGAGTGATTCGCTGGGGAGAAGAGACACTGGTCAAAATGCCAATTGTGGATGTCATGTTCGGAGCGATGGGGTTGATTAGTGGTCTTATTGTTGCCTTTTTATTATTCCTGCCCATCAGTAAAATTCCGATCCCTTTTATAGGAGATCTGTTGCCGTTGGTCGTGTCCGGTTTGCTCGGTTACCTGGGGTTCCAGGTCGGATTCCGCAAGCGGGATGAAATCATGTCCGTGTTTTCCATCGGACGCAAGGATAAGAAAAAAGACAATGCCACTGCTGCCACCAATGTGGAGAACAAGATTCTCGATACGAGCGTGATCATCGACGGGCGCATCGCAGACATTTGCCGCACGGGCTTTTTGGAAGGCGTGCTGGTGATTCCGGGATTTGTGCTCGAGGAGCTGCAGCATATCGCCGATTCTTCCGACGTGCTGAAGCGCAATCGGGGACGTCGTGGATTGGATATTTTGAACAAGATCCAAAAAGAGATGAAAGTCAAAGTCCAGATCTGGGAAGGCGACTTTGAGGAAGTCTCGGAAGTGGACAGCAAGCTGATCAAGCTGGCCAAGGTCATGAACGGAAAAGTCGTCACGAATGACTTCAACCTGAACAAGGTGTGCGAGCTGCAGGGCGTCTCCGTTCTGAATATCAACGACCTGGCAAACGCCGTGAAGCCGGTAGTCCTGCCTGGAGAAGAAATGAACGTCCAGGTGATCAAGGATGGCAAGGAGCACGGTCAAGGGGTCGCTTATCTGGATGACGGCACCATGATCGTGGTGGAAGGCGGACGCGAATACATCGGCAATGACGTCGACGTACTCGTGACCAGCGTCCTGCAGACATCGGCCGGACGAATGATCTTCGCCAAGCCGAAGCTGTTGGAAAAAGCACTGTAA